The sequence below is a genomic window from Xiphophorus maculatus strain JP 163 A chromosome 18, X_maculatus-5.0-male, whole genome shotgun sequence.
TTCCTCAACAATTTCATATACATCTTAACATCCAAACATCTAAAACAAAGAGTgaattttggaaaataatgtactgctttaaaaaagatttcaccaggaaagtttctgaaaacatttcgTCTACGAGAGCGTTTTTATGTTTGAGCGAAGTCCAACTTCCAGACCTTATCTCTGTCCTGCCATCCATTGTGGTGTGTATTCATCTATTTTTCCTGCAGTCTTCCTTCAGTTCATTGGGATGCTGATCTTATCCGACTCTCACGCAAATATTTGCCCAACTCTTTGCCAACAAAATGACTATAATCAAGCTCAAGCAGCCATTGTTTACTTGTGGCCTTGTTCTGTTCGTTTTGTTCTCAATGCCTTCATTTGCAGGCAAGCGTCTATTATAAAGTTATAAACCCTAAAGACCTTGGATAGAAGACCTTTTAGTGTTACACTAAAACTGATTTGTTCAGGATTCCACTGTGTGCTTTATCTAAAGTCTTGTGTTTATTTCCTGCGCTGTACGACGTGATCCATTGATTTACATCGACTTCACCACATCCTGTAAGGAACAATTTAAATGTTAGCATTCTCCTAGTCTCCCACTTGGATTTACTGCTTGTTTGATCTCCCATAGCATCTGATTTATAAAACCCTTTTAATTGCATCTAACACAGAGGGGAAATGAGACAAACCCAAAGAGTCCTGAGAATTTTCAGCACTGTCATTAAAGTGGCATCAGACGGATTCCTCCTGTCCTGTCTGACGCCTTCACTTTGACCGACGGGTGGCTTTGCTTCTGCTTTCAGGGAAACCGTTGGATAATCTCCCTGTGAGGTTGCCTGGACGGGTATTACACGCCGCGCTGCAGGAGTGGGAGTTCACCgagctccagaaccagaacccaggaCTGCCTCTGTACTGCCAGGGGGTCTTTGATGCCATCACTGTGGGTGAGGTCCAGATGAAATATTGCGCAAAAGGACTggattttgtgtctgttttaatgtaaaatgctttatttcttgTCATTACGTGTGTCCAGATGAGAAGCAGACAGTACTGGTGTTCAGGGGCAGCCGGTTCTGGACGGTATCGGCCGAAGGCAGCGTGAGCGACCCGCTCCTCATCCGCCAGCGCTGGCCTGGCCTCCCTCGGGCGATAGAAGCTGCTGCCTTTTCCCCTCTGGACTCCAAGTGGTATTTTTTCAAAGGTGCTGCTCCACTGAGCTCATTAATTGGACCCATACTTCACCTAACCTGCTGACTGCCAACACATATGTGATACAGGTCCCAAAAATAGATTCTGATGGGGTCATTTAAGGAGTGAAATGCTATTTAAAGAGCATGCTGCTCTGGAGCTTCAGCCGTGGATTTTAATTAGCGTCTTCTTTGTGCTGAAGGCTAATGAATCGTTTGAAGCTCCGTAAGTGTCCCGCAGCGTGCCAAAGACTTGTCTCATCAATGTCCCCTCATCTGCTGCATGGAAATAGGTTTTCTATTAGCAACTAAAGCTCTCTCAAAGTCTAATTCAAGCTCTTATGTGGTAcattgtatttctgtttaataCTGTACCCCAAACAGCCTCCATGGCGAGAAGTCATCCACAGTAccttgtgaaagtattcatactccaCGAACTTTTTAGTATCAGtatatttcattgggattttggGTGAGGGACCAAAACTAAGAAGCACAAAatcttttcagaaataaaaatctgaagagcatttttattaaaccttCTTTCTTATGTTTTCTGTATCCACTAAGACTTGTAGCCAACTAGCTAACAGGACTTCTTATAACTTTCACTCAACAATTAATGTGAGAGATTTGGTCAGCAGAATCTTCCTCCTGAATTGTGAATATTTGCTCTTCCTCCTGGGTTACCATAAGTCTTTCAGCTACTTTTATTAATAATCTCCTCTCTCAGCACGTCATGTTTAGGTGGACAGCTGGTCTATTGCTTACTAACCTTAacctgtttttacattttctccctGACTTTTCTGCTGTGCTCATTTGAGTTCCATATTTTTTTGTCCACTAATGTAAGCAAACATTTCATAGTCTGCTTGATTAGACCTGCTAGCTAATTAGTTGACTAGGTCAttgtattacattttatttaggtgtATCAGAGAACATGGGactaataaaaaatgcacatcacacttttaagattttcttttgtgacataatgacacaaaaaacaaaaaaaacatctgactaTCATGAACTTAGTGTGTTTTGTCCTGCAGGGAAGCGGATGTGGCGTTACACGGGGACTGTGCTGGACCCGGGGTTCCCCATGCAGAACAAGGTTCTGGGTCTGCCTCGCCGCCTGGACTGTGCTTTTTACTACACCCCTCTGGGTCACATGGTGCTCTTCAAGGGCTCCCGCTACTTCGTGCTCAACCTTAAAACTCTTCGCCAGGAGCCCTATTATCCCCGCCGGCTGACAGACTGGACCGGCCTGCCGCAGGGCACCAACGGGGCGCTGACCCGTCCAGACGGCCGACTTTACCTGTTCAAAAATCAACGGTTCTGGAGGTTCGACCCTGTGAAGGTACGGGTCACCAGAGAGGGCCAGTGGGTCAAGGATTTAAGCTGGACTGGCTGCAGCAATATACCTCGGAGTAATAACATTCTTTGACCAAGAGGGGGAGCTGCAAAATTAAAAGTGCAATTTATTCACAGAGGAAGGGTCCTGCaattttttgaacaaaaactctTATGTTGCAACTGGATCCTGACGGTGACAGCGCTCCATTAGCATACACAGTATTTATACTACTGAACGCTACTAATATGAGGTATGTGTAATTATTGTCTAACTaatgcagattttatttgatctgCCAAATTCAAATAGATAGTGCAACAGTCTAtttggtttatatttttaagagaaattatatattttagtcATAGCCTCTTCAGTCACCAGTACCTGTGGCAGGCTATGtgtgtgaactttgacctgtgACTGTTCTCTATGTTCCCATAAATAACAGAAAGCCTAAAACTTTCTACACTGTGGGAACAAATAGTagacaaatattttaagttgATTGTCTTTTTTAAACCAACAGACATATAAGAGTAGACACTTGgtggatttaattattttcatgtgATAGGCCTGTGTGCAATAAGAGAGGGCGTAGTGAagtggttgttttatttatacatatgtGATATGTGGCAGACATGAATATTATAGAATTATTATAATGGAATAAttccattattattataaccTGAGTTAATGAGTTAAGATACATTAAGaagatcaaatgttttgttgtagtACATTCTGCTTTAAATAATCAGTTTGTAAATTAACCAAACCTGACAACCTGATCACAAAGCTACCGATCATCTCTGACAAGCTGCTGTATTACAGGGCAGTAAGCTGGGGTGGTGCTTTCAATAAACAGCTCTGTCCAACATTGTGTTAAAAGATACATGTTCTTTAAACAACAGAGCTCTCAGATATGTAAATATACCTGATGACATTCTCTAGATGAACTATTAAAACTCTGTGagcttaaaacaaaactagaCACGTTTGTAATAACAGTTCCAGTGtgtgttattttgaaatatctagagactttaacattttgttttatacttactgaaaaaaaacgttattttcagactttgaaacatttgtaaatgtgtTAAGTTATAGACAATTCCATTTAAATAAAGGTTGCATTGTTAAATGTATAGCTGTCCTATATGAACTTTTTAGCACTGCCTGAAAGGAGTGTCTCGACTtgctttttcagtaaaaaaaaattaaacagttgGCAAAAATAGCAGACATCTGAGAAATCCACATAGATACCTCTCATGTTTCATATTCCACTTGAGCTGTGGGAAccctgtgtttttttctgtgacaacccaaacaaaaaaatataaaaaaaatagcatttacAGAGTTGTTAAGACTAGAGATGCACTAATCAGGCCCTTGCAGtcagtttctgctttttgtaaaTGACATCTACTTGTACAGCATTTAGTCCAGAAGACTTCAAGACTTCACATTGAAGAAGCAAGAAAGCTTTCCCCTGTTGATTTagatttctctttaaaaacaaaatatttctttctagTTTTCCTGcatcattatttattcatattaggAATACAAAGGCGACTGTGGTCAGAGTTTATCCTGTAACCAGTGGCTTATCGTTTACAACACTTGCTCTGTGTCTTAAAGCAGAAGGCTCCTCTTTGTACCTGGAAAAGTTGAgctcaagacaaaaaaaagtgtttgaattagcattaaacaaacatatttccatagaaaatggtttctttttaaacaacttaTTACACATTTTATACTTCCTCTGTCAAATTAAATACTCATCACTGAGTCTTCTTTTCATAACAGcctccacactgaagagtgttgtatgttttcttccttttggtAATGATGTCCCAGTAATTCTATCAGAGttaaaaactacttttattCTATATACGTATCATTTTATTGAGGTATAAATTGGCTTTATCAATCATACCTGACTGTTGTCATATGGACTCAACCATTGCTGTTTAATTTCCATGACTCTTTATAAGTAAGGCTGCATCATCATATTAGCTGCGGGCACAAAGTTTTCTTCCTTTAGTAATGACGTCCCAGTAATTCCTAACAGAAAttaacatctgaaaatggaaagaatatgGCACACCTGCAAACCCATACAGGaagacaaaagattttttttttgacaagttaTAAGAAGACCGAGcgaacatgtggaagaaggtcaCATGCAAAACAGTGGAGGAAAGCTTGCCCAGCACTCTTATATTGAAACagtggtggcagcgtcatgctgtgggacttCTTCCATTCAGCAGTAAAAGGGATGCTGGTTAGAgctgatgcttttttttatttatgacaaaaaaaattgtaaaacaaacataatttgtCTTCAATTTCCCAATAATCCTCTACTTTATACTGGTCTATCAgttgaaatccaaataaaatgcattggtGTTCATGATAGCAACATTAGAAATTGAGAAAAACTTTAAGATGAATATTATTGTAAAGTACTTTGTAAAAGCTTAACAGTCAGCACTTTTCTGCTAACATAATCTCAAAGTTGCTGTGTCTCTGGAGAGTGTCATTGTTGTAAAACATGAACCAGTAAGACCAGTAAAGCCACTTAAAGGGTTCAGACACCTCTGGGCGAAGCGGGTCGCCTGCCGAGGTACTTTGCTGCGATTTGTTCTCCAGAACAGGCCCTCATTTATCAGGTTGCACCACTGTGacctgtggaaagattatgtgACGGGAAATCAGATAAAGAACTCATCGACTGGCTCCTCATGGTTTATGTATGCGGACAACAGTTCTGTCGATGTGCTGTTCTCTGCCAACAGCTTCTGTGAAGTCCTTTGTCCCCTTGCAGTGGTCTTGCTCTCCTCTGCTGCACCTTTAcagccaccagagggcgcctGATGGTTAATATGAGTCTGTGGCAAACATTTAGTTAATTCCTTGGCCCGCTGCTCCACAGGTGAAGCCCCAACCACTGAAGGTTTCGCAGAGTTACGAGTCCTCAAGAGGTCACAAGAGGAGGACCGAGTGATGGTTGCGACGGCGGTGTCCGAGAGGGGAGAGATGGCGACTCCAGTGTCGACGTTggtctcctcttcttcctcttccagGAGGAGATGGGAGAGAGAGCGGGTGACAGAGGGGCGCAGAGGAGAGTCGGGGTGGTTGGAGGTGGAGAGCTGAGCGGGGCTGCTGCGTTGGGATGAGTAACAGGAGCTTCCAGGAGgggtgctgcagcagctgcctgACCCCAGACTTTCTGCTCCTCCACATCCTCCAAGCAGCTTCTCAAGACCCGGCTCACTGCGAGGTCCGATTCCTGGCAAACACACATCAGTAGGGTCACATCAAATGTTGCAAATAACAGGAGAAAATGTGGGatgaatttgtattcagcctcctTTACATTGATACTTCGAAATCCAATACAGTCAATTAATCTTAATGCAGAAGTACCTGTTCTGTTAAGGCCTCTGACATTTGTTAAAGATTAGTGAAACAGGATCACAGtagacaggtcagggagaaagttgtgaAGTGTAAAGCAGAGTTaggatacagaaaaacattagtTCAGAGCTGCAATTAACGGCTTAGATCAGGGGCTTCCACAGTGCAGCCCAGGGGCCATTTACAGCCctctgaatgatttttttatggCCCTCTAAAGCTCAATTCCACAATCAGGGCTGAAAGCACTCATGCCGGGGGCCACATCTGGCCTGTCGGTCCACCTCAACCTAACTTTGTTAATAGACAGACTGCTGTTTTAAACGGTGGGAAGGAAACCAAAATGAGTCCAATCTGTAACTACCTACCTTGCCTGTGAGTTTGCATCGTCAGGGAAGTGGTGAGGCCGCATGGCAGGAAACCGTTTCCGTGTCCGCCGCTCCGGAGCTGCACTCCTTGAGGTGGCAAACTGAGGCAGGTGAGAGGGAATGCACAGGTCAGAGGTTGACGAGGTTGAGCTGGAGCCTTCACCTGCAGCACAGGAGGAGAAGGATTGTAGTTTACCCCAGGAGTTTAAATTTAAGCATAGtacttaaatgtgtttttccccccatttttaAAGAGATTCATTCAGTCTGATTTATTTAGGAAACATGATATTTGCTCCTTTTGAGTTAATTCAATATAATCTCTCTAGCACAGCTTGTGGTCTGTGGTagatttactttgtaaaaacaaaaaaaaacagaataaataaaaacaaaacaggagtgTCATATTTGACATCTAAACCAGATCTAGCTGAATAATCACAGGAccaaaacaggtttttaaatatttcttatatttaaatattatactGACAATATTATATGAAACAGATAttaagctcctctgcctcctccgtGTGGctctactgccatctgcagaaaaacacagttcggtcacaaacaaacaaccaatcagaaccaggagtagggtcttagtgctgtcagtcacacTCGTGTATGCACTGCTCATAACAATGAAATTTATAAAACATCACACTTTTAAACACATAATCTCTCTTAAACTCACTTGAAAGAGAACCTTGTTACCATCCAGGTCTTCAGTCTGCCAGCGTGTATTACTGATGGGGGCGCAGGGGTTGGGCAACAGGGGGACCAGCTGTCCCACTTCTTCCACACTGaactgcagcacagcagagcTGCATGCTTCCACTCCAACCCCTGGAGACAGCTGTTTTAAAGCCAGCTGAAGGCAGAGACCAGGCTCTATGCAACAAGGACAAAAGGGAGCAGCAGTCACACATgtgacaaagcaaaacaaaacagagaaggaaTGTATTGTGGGACACCATTTAAAATCCGTAGCTTGATTTCTCGCTTAAATGTAGGTTAAAAGAACTTAAATCCAACCTGCGTGGAGGGTGAACCAGCAGAAACCAGCCTTCTGCTCCTCGGCTTGTCGCTGCAGAATCGTCTCGTAGAACCTCACAGCGTCCTCATAGTTGTCATAGCTGCTGTACAGTGTTATACGCAGGATTTCTCCTCCACAGTGCACGGGTCGCACCCCCCACACAGGCATGCAGGGGCCCAGGCTGTAAAAGTCTCTGCTTGGCAGGAGGTAGGGCCGCAGCAGGGCGTTGGAGGGGGAACTGCTGGAAGTGATGTGGATCCCTCTGGTTCGGCTGCCGCAGCTCTCGGTGTGATGGTACTGCCAGGGCGGGCGCTGGAAGAAGTCCAGGACTTTGAGGATCCGCTCCTCTCCGTAGGCTTCGTGGAGGAAGAAGGTGATGGCCAGAGAAGGGTAGTCTGAAAAAATTTAGGCAAAGGTTGGATTTTAAtcagtcacaaaaaaaaagcagaagcaattacactgtttttttttttttaataaacaacagAAGATTAGAGAATGTGCCacttaattttctttaatatcGGTTGTTTGCAGCCATGAAAATTCTCAGTTTCCTTAATTTCTCCTTGCTATTGAACAATTATTTGAATCTCTTGCAATAAAAGATGAGGGACAGCAGAAATCCTCACCGGCCACAGGACGAAGGTGAGTGTGAGCTCTGAAGGGGGAAGCCCTCTCTGATACATGGAAGATCCGGAGGCTTGGGCACAGCCAGCGCAGCAGGCGGTCCAGCGTCTGCTGCAGAAGCAAAGAATCTCCAGGGTTGGACAGCAGATGCAGGTTTATCGGCAAGAGTTGTTGTTGGCGCTGCTGCGCGGCCCGGCCACTCATGCGCTCACCTAGGATGAAAACCAAACCCGAAAGGCacggataaaataaaatagaaacgCACATCCTCAACATACCACAAGTTTTCATGAATTCAGCGGAACACAATATGTTTAGTATTCCTTTTGACAAGAATAAACTTCCTATGGGTTAGGAGAACAGCATAAGCTCTGAAGAAATATACTTTCACATctgtcattttaataaaaattcataAATGTAAGTTATGTAAAGATGCACACAataacaaactgcaaacatgcatatgttttaaaggtttataagagtaaaaaagt
It includes:
- the LOC102227342 gene encoding protein FAM124B-like, whose protein sequence is MWRRAGDENVDSGADTAESVSSRMSSSASERMSGRAAQQRQQQLLPINLHLLSNPGDSLLLQQTLDRLLRWLCPSLRIFHVSERASPFRAHTHLRPVADYPSLAITFFLHEAYGEERILKVLDFFQRPPWQYHHTESCGSRTRGIHITSSSSPSNALLRPYLLPSRDFYSLGPCMPVWGVRPVHCGGEILRITLYSSYDNYEDAVRFYETILQRQAEEQKAGFCWFTLHAEPGLCLQLALKQLSPGVGVEACSSAVLQFSVEEVGQLVPLLPNPCAPISNTRWQTEDLDGNKVLFQVKAPAQPRQPLTCAFPLTCLSLPPQGVQLRSGGHGNGFLPCGLTTSLTMQTHRQGIGPRSEPGLEKLLGGCGGAESLGSGSCCSTPPGSSCYSSQRSSPAQLSTSNHPDSPLRPSVTRSLSHLLLEEEEEETNVDTGVAISPLSDTAVATITRSSSCDLLRTRNSAKPSVVGASPVEQRAKELTKCLPQTHINHQAPSGGCKGAAEESKTTARGQRTSQKLLAENSTSTELLSAYINHEEPVDEFFI